From Triticum aestivum cultivar Chinese Spring chromosome 4A, IWGSC CS RefSeq v2.1, whole genome shotgun sequence, a single genomic window includes:
- the LOC123084559 gene encoding histidine-containing phosphotransfer protein 1-like: MASVKSNQLNTLVANMFAAGMLDDQFRQLQMLQDESAPDFVAEVITLFCEEGKRIIGEITKQLDQPYVDYDKMDIFVDQLWGSSAHVGAQRVKNTCIRFHECCQEKSRVGCLKTLDSVRNDFYDLRDTNRSLLQFLKQLNTKPEILLPYNFG; the protein is encoded by the exons ATGGCGTCCGTGAAGTCGAACCAGCTCAACACCCTCGTGGCCAACATGTTCGCTGCG GGTATGCTGGACGATCAGTTCCGGCAGCTTCAAATGCTCCAGGATGAGAGCGCGCCAGACTTTGTTGCCGAGGTCATCACGCTTTTCTGCGAGGAGGGCAAGCGTATCATCGGCGAGATCACCAAGCAGTT GGACCAACCATATGTGGACTATGACAAGATGGACATATTTGTTGATCAGCTCTGGGGAAGCAGTGCACA TGTTGGTGCTCAAAGAGTGAAGAACACTTGCATTCGGTTTCATGAGTGTTGTCAGGAGAAGAGCAGAGTTGG GTGCCTGAAGACACTGGATTCTGTGAGAAATGATTTCTATGATCT AAGAGACACAAATAGAAGCTTGCTACAGTTTTTGAAGCAACTGAATACCAAACCagaaatactacttccttacaacttcgggtgA
- the LOC123084560 gene encoding histidine-containing phosphotransfer protein 1-like: protein MAAAKSNQLSTLVANMFTAGLLDDQFRQLEMLQDEGNPDFVAKVVMLFCEEGEHIIGELTKQLDQPCVDYGKVDTFVDQLWGNSAYVGAQRVKNTCIQFHACCQEKSKVGCLKTLDSLRNDFYDVCSMFIP from the exons ATGGCGGCGGCGAAGTCGAACCAACTCAGCACCCTTGTGGCCAACATGTTCACCGCG GGTTTGCTGGACGATCAGTTCCGGCAGCTTGAGATGCTCCAAGATGAGGGCAACCCAGACTTCGTTGCCAAGGTTGTCATGCTTTTCTGCGAGGAGGGTGAGCATATCATTGGCGAGCTCACCAAGCAATT GGACCAACCATGTGTGGACTATGGCAAGGTGGACACATTTGTGGATCAACTCTGGGGAAACAGTGCATA TGTTGGTGCTCAAAGAGTGAAGAACACTTGTATTCAGTTCCATGCATGTTGTCAGGAGAAGAGCAAAGTTGG GTGCCTGAAGACACTGGATTCTTTGAGAAATGATTTCTATGATGTGTGCAGCATGTTCATACCATAG